CGCGGGCAATATGACGGATCCGTTCGAGATCACGATCGCGGCCAATCCGGTGGATACGGTGGTGGGTTGCGTGGTTCATTTTGTCTGTAACGGCGGGTCGTACGAGGCGGACGGGTATTTCACGTTATTCATCCATAATGAGAGCGGGGTGGAGGAGCTGGGGCAGGTCGCCGATAAACGGATGATGTTATCAGTATTGCCGAATCCGTTTACCAGAAACCTTACGGTGAAATTCCAAATTCCAAGCACCAATCCGCCACACAGTATGGCGGACCAAACAAATTCCAAATCTCAAATTTCAATAAACATTTACGATATAACCGGCAGGTTGATAAAACAATTTAACCATTTATCCGCCAATCAGCATGGCGGAATTCAACCATTTAACCAAATCACATGGTCCGGCACCGATGAAATCGGCAGCTCTGTGCCCGCGGGCGTATATTTTATACAACTGGATACGGGCGAGGAGAAATGCACGGAAAAGATCATTCTTTTAAGGTAATCCCGTGTTTCTTATCGAAACACGGGACGTTCCCCGTTGTTCTACGCACTACGGGGCAGGCATTTCGACGGTTCGTGGATCCCGATATTTATCGGGACAAATCATAAATAGAATTTGAGCCGAATTGGAGAAAGTCGTACGCAAAGCTATACTGCTAAAGTGATCCCAAAGATGAGACAATATATTTTTATCTTGATTGCTTTGGTCTGCGCTTCGTTATTTGCGCAAGACGTTGGCGCCAAGTACCTGATCATCACGCACGATAATTACTATGACGCGATCCTGCCGTTGGCCCAGTGGAAGCACAAGAAGGGTTTGAGGACGAGGATCGCGAAACTGTCTCAAATAGGCTCGACCGCGGATGACATCCGCGCTTATGTTTTGAACGCCTATAATAACTGGCAAACTCCTCCCGAGTATGTGCTGCTAGTAGGCGCACCCAATTACCTGCCTTTCCCTCTGGTCAATGGAACATATACGGATAACTATTACACGGACATGGACGGCGATGTTTATAACGAAATCCTGTCAGGACGGCTGACCGTTCATAATACGCTTGAAGCTCAGACCGTCGTCACCAAAATGCTCGCCTACGACCGATCGCCGGAGATGGGCGACTCGCTTTGGTTTAAAAAGGCGTGTTTGATCGTGCGTGAGGACAATGATGGCAGCGGCGACGATTCAATATACTGGGATGATACCGAATACGCAGCCGGATACCTGTACGCCAATGGCTATGTGCGCATTGATACTCTGTCGCGCAATCAGGGTGATACATACTCTTCGGTGTGCAATTTAACCAATCAGGGTCTTGGTATTGTCATGTATCGCGGTAGCGGCACCAATAATTGGTACGAACCTTTCAACGGCAACTGGGATGTATTGAACAACGGCGAAAAACTGCCGATCGTCCTCTCGCTGACCTGCAACACGCTGGGCACGGGTCCCACGGCAACGCAGGCTGAAAAATGGTTCTTGACCGGCACACCCGCCACGCTAAGAGGAGCAGCCGGATATTTCGCCACGACCACCCATGGCCTCGGCATGGCGTATTTAAGGAGCGCCGTTGCCAAGGGCTTCTTTGACGGCCTTTTCGTGAACAAAGACCTGACGTTCGGCCAGGCTTGTGAGGATGGCCGGCTTCGCGTTTATCAGACTTACGGCTCAGTCTCAGAATACAACGGTTTTACGACCATCGGCGACCCGGCAATGAACATCTGGACCGATAAACCCAGGGCGATCACGGTCACCCATGATCCCGCAATAACGGCCGGAGTCATGGATACGATCAATGTTTCTGTTCAATACCAGAGCAATCCGGTCGAATCAGCTTACGTCTGTATTGTATTTGACACGATCATCTACCAGACAGGTTATACCGACTCGAACGGCGAGATGAGTTTCATCTGCAGCGCGCCTTTTGCGGGATCCATGGATATCACGGTATCGGGAAGGAACTTAAAGCCTTATGAAGGAATAATAGCGGTCAATAACGGGGAGGTTTTTCTCGTGTATCATGACCGGGTTATTGAGGATTCGCTTGGTGACGATGACGGCGTAGTGGATCCCGGCGAGACCATAATTCTTCTGGCAACAATACATAACATCAGTACTGTTAACGCGGTTGGTGTAAAAGCCATTTTGCGGACGGATGACAGTTTGATCTATTTTAGCGACAGTGTGGCGTATTTTGGCAGCATTGCGGCAGGTGCTCTTGCTACTGGTCTTAACCCGTTCATCTTCAGTGTTTCAAGCAGCAGCCAGGCGCATATCATCGGTTTTGATCTTTTAATGCAGGATGCCGATGGCGATACGTGGACCGGCAACTTCATGGTCATGACCGCGAGCGCAGCCAATAATGGCGGCGGCTCGGGTCCAGATGCTTACGGTTATTACATCTATGATGACACGGATGCATCGAGTGGCAATGCGCCCGTATACAACTGGTTAGAGATCGCACCTCCAGCCGGAGGACCGGGCAGCATTATCCCCGAGATCACCGATGAGGACGCGGACACCGTGACCAAGCCGCTGCCGTTTACATTCAAATTTTATGGCATCAATTACAACCTGATTGGCATATCGTCAAACGGTGTCGTTGAATTAGGGATCGCGAACTATCCGTACAGCAATAATGATCCCATCCCGCAGGCCGGCAGGGCGAGATGTTTCGCCGCTCCTTTTTGGGACGATCTCAATCCCGGGTTTGATGACAATGGGCATGGCGACATCTATCAGTATTACAACGCGACGAACCACCGGTGGATCCTGGAATTCTATCAGGTGGCGCTGGGATATGGTTCACATCCCTGGGAGACATTCCAGATAATCCTGCGCGACCCGGCGTATTACCCGACACCGACAGGCGACGGCGAATTTCTTATTTTATACAAAACCGTATCCGATGTGATCAGCAGCACGGTCGGCATTGAGGATGAGACCGAGACGCGCGGACTGCAGTATGTGTATAATTACAGTTATGATATCAACGCGGCAGCGCTTCAGAACGGCCGTGCCCTGTTGGTGACGACGAAGCCGCCGGTCGATGGCGCTCATGAGCCGTGGCTGCATCTGACCGGGCATATGACCGGGGATTCACTGGGCGGTGATGGTGACGGGGTGCTGGAGCCCGGCGAGACGGTGCAGGTGGCGTTGACCGTGGCGAACGGCGGGGATACGCTGGCCGGGAGCGTAGCGGGTACGATCCGGACGGCGTCATCGAGCGTGGTGCCGGTTGATTCGGTGGCGGGTTTTGGGGATATCGCGGCCGGTGGTGCCGCGGGCAATATGACGGATCCGTTCGAGATCACGATCGCGGCCAATCCGGTGGATACGGTGGTGGGTTGCGTGGTTCATTTTGTCTGTAACGGCGGGTCGTACGAGGCGGACGGGTATTTCACGTTGTTCATCCATAATGAGAGCGGGGTGGAGGAGCTGGGGATCATCGGGACTGGTCGGACGATGCTATCGGCGGCGCCGAATCCGTCCTTTGGACGGATAGTAATTAAATATGTAGTAAGTAGTAAGCAGCAGAATTCCGTAGGGAAGACAAGCAAACCTGAAGGTTTGCCCTACATCAAGATCTTTGACGCCGCGGGCAGGTTAGTAAAGTCGTTCAAACTACCTGCCACCTACTCCATCCTACCTGCTAATGTCATCTGGGATGGTTCAGATGACATGGGCCGTCGTGTCCCCGCGGGCGTGTATTTTATCCAACTGGATGCGGCCGAGGAGAAATGCACGGAAAAAACAATTTTTCTAAGGTAATCCCGTATTTCTTATCAAAACGCGGGGCGTTCCCCGTCGTTCTACGAACTACGGGGCAGGCCTTCCGGCGGTTCGTGGATCCCGATATTTATCGGGACAAATCAAAAACAGAATTCGGGCCGGATTGGTGAAGGTCGTACGCCAGGCAGTACTACTGCACTAACTTGACATTATCATTTAATTATATAGATTTCAATATGGACCAAAACCCATGATCCAAATAATCGGATTGCTGGCGCGTTTTGCGTTTATGGTGAGTTTGGTCGGACCGATAGATCCGCGATACCATACGTATGATGAAGTCTGGGCTGAACTTGATTCGCTGGCGCTGACTTACCCCTCCATATCCGCGCTGGACACGCTATGTTTATCGACGCGCGACAGCCTTGCCATACCGGTCATCAAAATCTCTGATAATCCCACATCGGATGATGATGAACCGGCACTGTTGTACAACGGCCAGCACCATGGTGAAGAACTGCTGGGCGGCGAGGTGGCGCTATACTTGATCAATGACCTTTTGGCGCGCTATGCGTCTGACACCCTTATACACCGATGGATAGACGAAACCGAGATCTTTATTGTACCCATGCTCAATCCTGAGGGAAAAGGTATCGTCATGTCCGGTCTTGACTCCATCTGGCGGAAGAATAAACGGGACAATAACAACAACGGATCTTTTGACCTGGATTCGGACGGCGTTGATCTCAACCGCAATTACGATTTCTGCTGGGATTCGGGCGGAACATCGGATCCATCATCGGAAAATTACCGCGGACCTTCGCCGTTCTCGGAAAATGAAACACGCGGCATCAGGGACCTGGCGCGGCAGAACCATTTTGTTTTTGACATCTGTTATCACAACGTGCGCACGGGTGAGGGGGAACTGGCATATTACCCATGGCGATGGGGAGTCGGGTTCTGCAAGGACTACCCGTTCATAAAGAAGATCGTAGACACGCTGGCGGCGAAGATCATCAATGACGCCGGCACCAATACGTATGTGCCAATATACGGCTATGCCAACGAGGGAACCGCGCGCAACTGGCTCTATGGCGTATGCGGCACCTACGCCTATACGATCGAAGTCAGCCGCACCTGCTATCCGCCCGGTAACAAGGTCGACAGCATTTGCATGCGGAACATGCCTGGCGCATACTACCTGATGGAACGTGTGCTCGGGTCGGGCATAACCGGATTGATCACCGATTCCGTGACCGGCCAGCCGCTGGCGGCGGAATTCAGAATCGAATCTTATTACGACTCGACACTGCCTCCGCGCTTGAGCGATTCGACGTTCGGGCGCTACCGCAAGCTCGTAAACGCCGGCACGTACACGGTTCATTTTATTGAAAGCGGTTATGTATCAATGACCTTTGGGAACGTAGTTGTGCAGCCTGGCATCCCCACGGTGCTGAACGTTAAAATGCGGCCGCTGGCAATTGCGGAGAGCGATGATCACCAGGTCGACAACGGCAGGCTGGAAGCTTACCCCAATCCTTTTACCAGAAAACTGACGATTAAATTTCAAATTCCAAATCCCCCTCTATCCCCCTTTACTAAAGGGGGACAAAAGGGGGAGTTCCCATGCCTGAAGATCTATGACGCGACTGGTCGATTGGTGAAGCAATTTAGCCGTTTATCCGCCAAACAGTTTGGCGGAATTCAACCATTTAATCAGATCATCTGGTCTGGTTCAGATGATACGGGTCGTCCGGTCCCCGCCGGTGTTTATTTCATAAAGTTGGAAATTGATAGGCAAAAACTGATGGACAAAGTCCTGCTTTTACGGTAGTATCTTTATATTTTTTTATATCCCCTTATCCCCACAACCCCTAAAGTTCTTTTTTTCTCACCGTCTCCGCCAGTTTTTTCCTTGCCCGATATAGCCGTACTTTTATCGTGGTCACCGGCATTTTGACGATCTCGCTGATCTCCCGGTAAGATCTTTCTTCCCGGTGGAATAATATAACTAATTCCCGGTCGGCTGGCGACAACCGGGACAGGGCGATCTCGATTTTTTCCATTTTGTGTTTTTTTTCGTATTTTCCAGCAAGATCGTCTTGCATCGGGTTAGGCATCATCGATTCATCAAGTTCATAATGGATCTTTATCTTACGCAGGTGGTCCACCGCTAGGTTATGGGCGATCGCGAACAGCCAGGTGGTGAAAGGCCTGGAGACGTCGTATTTTGCCAGCGATCTGAAACACCGCACGAACGTATCAAGCGTTATTTCTTCGGCGTCATCATAGTGTTTGACCAGACGGTATACAAAGCTGAACACGCGGTTCTTATAAAGGTCGAGGATCTTCTGACACGCGGTCTCGTCATGCTCCAGTGCCCGGGCAATGAGAGATTGGTCTACGTCCGCTGCGCCGTCTGCGTTAATCGTTCATTCCCTGTACAATGGCAGCGAATTTTTTGGCTTCGTCCTTCCCGATCCATTCCAGCCTGATCTTCCGGCGATCATAACCAAGCATATCAAGCACTATCTTCAGCATGCGGTCACGCGCGACCGCCCGGAAATTCCCTTTGGCATAGTGACAGGCATCAGGGTAACAGCCGCCGATGAGCACGCCCTTGGCGCCGCGATCAAGGGCGTGTATGACCCATGACGGGTCGACCGCTCCAGTGCACGGGATGCGCATTATTTTCACGTTTTCCGGATAGCTGATCCGTTCATACGCAGCGGCATCGGTCGCGTTGTACGCAGACCACCGGCACAGCATGGCAAGGATATCGCCGGGTTTGACCAGCGCTTTGATATAGGCGATCACCCCCGCGGGATTGAAATTTTCCAGCTGGCTAGATGACGAAGGACAGGTGGCCGAGCAGATCCCGCAGCCCATGCACAGGTCTTCCCGAACCTTGATCTTTTCCTCGACCAGGGACAGCGCGTTGTACGGACACGTGCCGATGCAAAGACGGCATGTACTGCAGGATTCAGAGTTTACCTGCGCCATTGCCTGCCGTGTTTGCACCGTATTCTTGCTGATAAAACCAAGTGCTGAGCACGCTGCCTTGCGGGCATCAATGAGTGTTTCCGTTACGCCGCCGGGGAAGGTTGCAGACCCCGCGGAAAAGATCCCGCGTGGCAGTTCCGGGTTCCCCAGATCGCTATTTTGCAGAAGTACCGGGAAATCATTGTCCAGCCGGATGGCCAATTTTCCGAAAGTTCCCTGGTCTGGTACAAAACCGTTACTCAGGACCACAGTATCCGCTTCGATATCAAGCAGTTCGTCGGTATACAGGTCTTCGGTCCGGACGACGAGACTGCCATTGTTCCTGAATACTTCGGATGGTTTGCCTTTGATGAAAGAGATGCCTTCTTCCCTTAGCTTATTGTAGAAATATTCGAAATTTCCGTAACTGCGCATGTCCATGGCTACGACATAGACCATGGTTTCCGGATAGCGGTCCTTTACGAGCTTGGCTTCTTTGAGGGCAAGAAAGCAGCATACTTTCGAGCAATAGGGCAGGTGCTTTGTGTCGCGGGATCCGGCGCAGCAGATGAGAACAACTTTTTTGGGATGCAGCGTGCCGCTTGAAATCGCCCTTTCGAACTCAAGGGTATTCATAACGCCGCTAAGCCGGCCATATCCGTACTCTTCAACTTTTGCGACGTCATAGGACGTAAGCCCCGTTGCCACTATCAGCGCACCCGCCTTCAACTCGTGCTCCCTGGGCTTGTCGTCGAGGGCGATCTTTCCCGGGCACACTTTAACGCACTCCCCGCATTTGTTGCACGCCGTGAAATCGATCGCATAGGTCGCCGGGTACGTCTGCGCGTAATAGACCGCCTTCCTTGATCTTCCTTCGTCGTTGACCGTGACGGGGCAGACATCGATGCATTTCCCGCACTCGGTACATTCGATCACACCGCGCGATGCCTGTGTCAATTTCAACGTGTAATCACCCGGAGATCCGGTAGAATTATCAAGCGTCGTGTTCAGCATGATGTTCACGTTGCTGTTCTGGAGAATGGTGTTTATCAACGGCACTACGGTATGGCTGTACGGCGTTCCTCCCGGATAAAGGCGGTCAAGTTTTGCGACGGTACCGCCCAGGAACGCGCCTTTTTCGACCACCGTGACCTTGATCCCGGTGTTGGCAAGGATCCGCGCCGTCTCGATACCGGCGACACCGCCCCCGATGATCACGACATGCTTATGCCGGACTGGAAAGATCTTGTTCTTCAACAGTGCCGACGCCCCGGTTTTCTGGACCGCGGCCTGTAGAAGAGCATGAGCCTTGGATACCGGGTGATTTTGGAGGATAACGTGTTCCTTAAGGTTCACGAATTCCGCATCGACCCCGGGAAAGAGCCCTTCCATGATCGCGGGGCTGCAGCCGGCAATGACGACCTTTTCAGACTCGGCAATGGTCGGCCTCAAGGTGCAGATATTGTCAACCCATTCGATCCGGATATCCTG
This DNA window, taken from bacterium, encodes the following:
- a CDS encoding T9SS type A sorting domain-containing protein; the encoded protein is AGNMTDPFEITIAANPVDTVVGCVVHFVCNGGSYEADGYFTLFIHNESGVEELGQVADKRMMLSVLPNPFTRNLTVKFQIPSTNPPHSMADQTNSKSQISINIYDITGRLIKQFNHLSANQHGGIQPFNQITWSGTDEIGSSVPAGVYFIQLDTGEEKCTEKIILLR
- a CDS encoding C25 family cysteine peptidase, which encodes MRQYIFILIALVCASLFAQDVGAKYLIITHDNYYDAILPLAQWKHKKGLRTRIAKLSQIGSTADDIRAYVLNAYNNWQTPPEYVLLVGAPNYLPFPLVNGTYTDNYYTDMDGDVYNEILSGRLTVHNTLEAQTVVTKMLAYDRSPEMGDSLWFKKACLIVREDNDGSGDDSIYWDDTEYAAGYLYANGYVRIDTLSRNQGDTYSSVCNLTNQGLGIVMYRGSGTNNWYEPFNGNWDVLNNGEKLPIVLSLTCNTLGTGPTATQAEKWFLTGTPATLRGAAGYFATTTHGLGMAYLRSAVAKGFFDGLFVNKDLTFGQACEDGRLRVYQTYGSVSEYNGFTTIGDPAMNIWTDKPRAITVTHDPAITAGVMDTINVSVQYQSNPVESAYVCIVFDTIIYQTGYTDSNGEMSFICSAPFAGSMDITVSGRNLKPYEGIIAVNNGEVFLVYHDRVIEDSLGDDDGVVDPGETIILLATIHNISTVNAVGVKAILRTDDSLIYFSDSVAYFGSIAAGALATGLNPFIFSVSSSSQAHIIGFDLLMQDADGDTWTGNFMVMTASAANNGGGSGPDAYGYYIYDDTDASSGNAPVYNWLEIAPPAGGPGSIIPEITDEDADTVTKPLPFTFKFYGINYNLIGISSNGVVELGIANYPYSNNDPIPQAGRARCFAAPFWDDLNPGFDDNGHGDIYQYYNATNHRWILEFYQVALGYGSHPWETFQIILRDPAYYPTPTGDGEFLILYKTVSDVISSTVGIEDETETRGLQYVYNYSYDINAAALQNGRALLVTTKPPVDGAHEPWLHLTGHMTGDSLGGDGDGVLEPGETVQVALTVANGGDTLAGSVAGTIRTASSSVVPVDSVAGFGDIAAGGAAGNMTDPFEITIAANPVDTVVGCVVHFVCNGGSYEADGYFTLFIHNESGVEELGIIGTGRTMLSAAPNPSFGRIVIKYVVSSKQQNSVGKTSKPEGLPYIKIFDAAGRLVKSFKLPATYSILPANVIWDGSDDMGRRVPAGVYFIQLDAAEEKCTEKTIFLR
- a CDS encoding M14 family zinc carboxypeptidase — its product is MIQIIGLLARFAFMVSLVGPIDPRYHTYDEVWAELDSLALTYPSISALDTLCLSTRDSLAIPVIKISDNPTSDDDEPALLYNGQHHGEELLGGEVALYLINDLLARYASDTLIHRWIDETEIFIVPMLNPEGKGIVMSGLDSIWRKNKRDNNNNGSFDLDSDGVDLNRNYDFCWDSGGTSDPSSENYRGPSPFSENETRGIRDLARQNHFVFDICYHNVRTGEGELAYYPWRWGVGFCKDYPFIKKIVDTLAAKIINDAGTNTYVPIYGYANEGTARNWLYGVCGTYAYTIEVSRTCYPPGNKVDSICMRNMPGAYYLMERVLGSGITGLITDSVTGQPLAAEFRIESYYDSTLPPRLSDSTFGRYRKLVNAGTYTVHFIESGYVSMTFGNVVVQPGIPTVLNVKMRPLAIAESDDHQVDNGRLEAYPNPFTRKLTIKFQIPNPPLSPFTKGGQKGEFPCLKIYDATGRLVKQFSRLSAKQFGGIQPFNQIIWSGSDDTGRPVPAGVYFIKLEIDRQKLMDKVLLLR
- a CDS encoding RNA polymerase sigma factor produces the protein MNADGAADVDQSLIARALEHDETACQKILDLYKNRVFSFVYRLVKHYDDAEEITLDTFVRCFRSLAKYDVSRPFTTWLFAIAHNLAVDHLRKIKIHYELDESMMPNPMQDDLAGKYEKKHKMEKIEIALSRLSPADRELVILFHREERSYREISEIVKMPVTTIKVRLYRARKKLAETVRKKEL
- a CDS encoding FAD-dependent oxidoreductase, encoding MRVIACRCNGLINMPDPDLGQDIRIEWVDNICTLRPTIAESEKVVIAGCSPAIMEGLFPGVDAEFVNLKEHVILQNHPVSKAHALLQAAVQKTGASALLKNKIFPVRHKHVVIIGGGVAGIETARILANTGIKVTVVEKGAFLGGTVAKLDRLYPGGTPYSHTVVPLINTILQNSNVNIMLNTTLDNSTGSPGDYTLKLTQASRGVIECTECGKCIDVCPVTVNDEGRSRKAVYYAQTYPATYAIDFTACNKCGECVKVCPGKIALDDKPREHELKAGALIVATGLTSYDVAKVEEYGYGRLSGVMNTLEFERAISSGTLHPKKVVLICCAGSRDTKHLPYCSKVCCFLALKEAKLVKDRYPETMVYVVAMDMRSYGNFEYFYNKLREEGISFIKGKPSEVFRNNGSLVVRTEDLYTDELLDIEADTVVLSNGFVPDQGTFGKLAIRLDNDFPVLLQNSDLGNPELPRGIFSAGSATFPGGVTETLIDARKAACSALGFISKNTVQTRQAMAQVNSESCSTCRLCIGTCPYNALSLVEEKIKVREDLCMGCGICSATCPSSSSQLENFNPAGVIAYIKALVKPGDILAMLCRWSAYNATDAAAYERISYPENVKIMRIPCTGAVDPSWVIHALDRGAKGVLIGGCYPDACHYAKGNFRAVARDRMLKIVLDMLGYDRRKIRLEWIGKDEAKKFAAIVQGMND